The Sphingopyxis fribergensis genome contains a region encoding:
- a CDS encoding porin family protein codes for MSSREIVRFVRAISIPMSAGIAFHASIARSETVHEDSVQAPQRASETSNLNSAAPHNPDEIVVTATRRGEADVAAQDEFGEEAIASRGADNVRDLIKRLSPFIGESGDDPLILINGKPAGFDQSILYYPSEALERLAVLRPEAAAYYGEPAGKPVINLVLKKNFSMLNADAGFSFATAGGRYGGTLAAGRSAINGETRWNVQAQVGADSALFRSERNVPQKEWVREIQAPADEAKPVDPNRFETLEAARRTASLSMGLTRPLGDFSASVGLNVNRTSDKGLRGLPEPSLGLSGERALRNDNEATSLGATITLNGKIANWRTNLSLNYSRNWAESLLESGIDVERLAQAVGSRNPNIGSYGPWDESLVLGRRSKTEGEILSVRLSAQKSILKLPAGPMIWSINSSLIQSGSKGRQGDLRGEEDRSSIAGARFRQSTVQTGISIPITRRGKTSLEWFGDLSASLSASFETLTNSRARKRFGGSIFWTPWSVLELRGSIDFAGSAPSSDQISGPVVTSLVRVFDYERGEIAEPIWITGGNPDLRLGRRRSLTLASKIKPFDDEFLALNFTYRQIVAKGGIAPFPDLTPAVELAFSDRITRDAEGRLIRVDARAVNLESEMDGELSSSLALRWDQGAVAGEDPLQAAFSIGHRWKLRSRLEVGSGIPPIDQIRDSGQSRHSLTLDASLGKRGIGINLSGSWSSKSQLRSRTDSAPVYRFQPAWTLALSAFFEPDKIMTLPSHSILKGVKISADVQNLSDGYRRVTLQDGSVPAGYSRYEIDPVGRVAKLTLRKQF; via the coding sequence GTGAGTTCGCGTGAAATCGTGCGCTTTGTGAGGGCGATTTCGATTCCGATGTCGGCCGGAATAGCCTTCCACGCGTCAATCGCACGATCTGAGACGGTACACGAAGACAGTGTTCAGGCGCCGCAGCGTGCAAGCGAAACTTCAAACCTCAATTCCGCAGCTCCCCATAACCCAGATGAAATTGTCGTCACGGCAACTCGGCGCGGTGAAGCCGATGTGGCTGCGCAAGACGAGTTTGGGGAAGAGGCGATTGCGAGCCGAGGCGCGGATAATGTCCGAGACCTGATCAAACGGTTGTCGCCTTTTATTGGAGAGAGCGGCGATGATCCCCTGATATTGATCAACGGGAAGCCCGCCGGATTTGACCAATCAATCCTGTATTATCCATCTGAAGCGCTCGAACGCTTAGCCGTGCTGAGGCCGGAAGCCGCTGCTTATTATGGCGAGCCGGCGGGAAAACCGGTCATAAATTTGGTGCTGAAGAAGAATTTTTCGATGCTGAATGCCGATGCGGGCTTCAGTTTTGCAACCGCTGGCGGCCGTTATGGCGGGACACTCGCGGCAGGTCGTTCGGCGATCAATGGCGAGACCCGCTGGAATGTCCAAGCACAGGTCGGCGCTGACAGCGCCCTGTTCAGATCTGAAAGGAATGTACCGCAAAAGGAATGGGTGCGCGAAATTCAAGCACCAGCCGACGAGGCCAAACCTGTTGATCCAAATCGCTTTGAAACGCTAGAGGCGGCTCGCCGCACGGCATCATTGTCCATGGGCTTAACGCGGCCGTTAGGCGATTTTAGCGCTTCGGTCGGACTGAACGTCAATCGGACGTCGGATAAGGGTCTCCGGGGTCTTCCGGAGCCTAGTTTGGGGCTTTCAGGTGAACGCGCCTTGCGCAATGACAATGAAGCGACGTCGCTTGGCGCAACAATCACGCTGAACGGCAAGATCGCGAACTGGCGGACAAACCTTTCTCTGAATTATTCCCGCAATTGGGCGGAAAGCCTATTGGAGAGCGGGATCGATGTAGAACGGCTTGCGCAAGCTGTTGGCAGCCGAAACCCAAATATCGGTTCGTACGGACCGTGGGACGAGAGCTTGGTCCTGGGGAGACGGAGCAAGACTGAGGGAGAAATCTTGAGCGTCCGTCTGAGCGCTCAAAAGTCGATCTTGAAGCTTCCAGCTGGTCCAATGATTTGGTCGATCAATTCCAGCCTGATTCAAAGTGGATCGAAAGGAAGGCAGGGCGATCTGAGAGGTGAGGAAGATCGATCCTCGATTGCTGGCGCGAGATTTCGGCAGTCGACCGTTCAAACTGGGATAAGCATCCCAATTACTCGGCGCGGGAAAACTTCCTTAGAATGGTTTGGAGACCTTTCTGCAAGCCTATCGGCAAGCTTCGAGACTCTGACCAACAGCCGGGCGCGGAAGCGCTTTGGGGGCAGCATATTCTGGACGCCATGGTCAGTATTGGAGTTGCGCGGCTCAATAGACTTTGCTGGATCAGCGCCGTCGTCCGATCAAATCAGCGGTCCTGTTGTTACCTCGTTGGTTCGAGTGTTTGATTATGAGCGAGGGGAAATAGCCGAGCCAATTTGGATCACCGGCGGAAATCCGGATTTGCGGCTCGGGCGCCGGCGAAGCCTTACGTTGGCATCGAAGATTAAGCCGTTCGACGATGAATTCCTGGCGCTCAATTTTACGTATCGGCAGATAGTGGCGAAAGGCGGAATTGCACCGTTTCCCGATTTAACACCGGCTGTTGAACTCGCGTTTTCTGATCGAATTACGCGCGATGCCGAGGGCAGGCTCATCCGGGTCGACGCTCGTGCAGTAAATCTTGAGAGCGAGATGGATGGGGAACTGTCATCGAGCCTGGCGCTGCGCTGGGACCAAGGCGCTGTAGCGGGTGAGGATCCATTGCAAGCCGCCTTTTCAATCGGCCATCGATGGAAACTGAGGAGTAGGTTGGAGGTTGGCTCTGGCATTCCGCCGATCGATCAAATTCGGGACAGTGGTCAGTCGCGTCATAGCCTGACTCTTGATGCCTCGCTGGGAAAGCGTGGAATTGGCATCAATCTTAGTGGTAGTTGGAGTAGCAAGTCGCAGCTCCGCAGTAGGACAGACTCGGCACCGGTTTATCGGTTTCAACCGGCGTGGACCCTAGCCTTGTCTGCATTTTTTGAGCCGGATAAGATCATGACGCTTCCAAGCCATTCTATTTTGAAGGGCGTGAAAATCTCGGCCGATGTTCAAAATTTGTCGGATGGATATCGTCGCGTAACATTGCAGGACGGAAGCG
- a CDS encoding TonB-dependent receptor domain-containing protein: MPGFARSNFSVNSMTSVVAVAAMMVASPVQAQTRKFDIPSQPAEKSIPLFAKQAGIQLVANGVSVRGKRTNTVRGSMPVDRALRALLSGTGLTTRKGPAGSGIITVVAVQKQAAALAPPPAPATSASKTDISDGSEIVVTAQKRTEALQDVPISVSAFSAKSLDEQKIEGGSELVRAVPNVSFSKTNFASYNFSIRGIGTKALSVTSDPAVAISFNNTPLLRNRLFEQEYFDVERVEVLRGPQGTLYGRNATGGVVNMISAKPKLGDFDGWVKGEVGNYETTRLSGMLNVPLGDTLAVRAAGAWTKREGYDFNTLTNQNVNGRDLWSTRVSAAWEPSDRFRVNAIWEHFEEDDNRSRTGKQLCHNDPGPTSVGTVDISNLPLPRGALSQGCVPGSLYTDEAYGVPNGLSLPYVQAASTQVLLGRRVVNGQFVGGPIYLMGNDPYAGLTQSKNLREIATAYDPTFRAKNDVYQLNVEFDVSPTITFTSQTAYTKDFYHSTQDYNRFNSGPVFNDSAGLYLTRNIQNPTDGITPGGIFVDPQLGSSNRLIAVDMVKSHSDQWYQELRLQSSFDGPLNFNLGVNYLKFKIDEDYYVFSNAFTAIATGIFNDGAAGNPVNPCNTGDPLEPCIYIDPNPISEIDGDGHNYFRSRNLAQTRSKAIFGEVYWEPTDNLKVTAGLRYTDDKKTATPIKSQLLLTSGFAGSGYIGRGYRISPDIVQKWGRVTGRFVVDWSPDLGITDDSLFYASYSRGYKGGGANPPSIDGNPEMLQFFPQPETFRPESVNAFEIGTKNVFDGGKLTLNANAFYYDYKDYQVSQIVDRLALNENFDAEIWGAELEMIWRPSPRFRVNTNLGYLGTRIANGMTSIDVMNRTQGNDEWMVVKPWMQLASNCIAPKSVVEQILSSPFGSSTTSYLVPLCGGSWIGNYNPSSLFSILTGVTYDPAVDAPNQGRGFDADLGGNELPNSPHWTFNLGAQYTLPLDDWDLTLRGDYYRQAKSWARVYNTVADRLKAWDNANVSITLERPDSGFAMQFYVKNLFNKTPITDAFLNSDDSGLTTNVFTLDPRIIGFNVTKQF, encoded by the coding sequence ATGCCGGGTTTTGCTAGGTCGAACTTTTCTGTAAACAGTATGACGAGTGTGGTGGCCGTAGCTGCCATGATGGTTGCCAGCCCGGTGCAAGCGCAGACCCGCAAATTTGATATCCCTTCGCAGCCCGCAGAAAAAAGCATTCCTCTGTTTGCGAAGCAGGCCGGCATCCAGTTGGTGGCGAACGGTGTCTCGGTGCGTGGGAAGCGCACGAACACCGTTCGTGGAAGCATGCCCGTTGACCGTGCGCTTCGAGCACTGTTGTCGGGGACCGGTCTCACGACGCGAAAAGGCCCTGCTGGGTCAGGCATAATAACAGTCGTGGCAGTGCAGAAGCAGGCTGCCGCACTCGCGCCGCCTCCTGCGCCGGCGACGTCGGCGTCCAAGACGGATATCTCTGACGGGTCGGAAATTGTCGTTACGGCGCAAAAGAGGACCGAGGCGCTTCAGGACGTGCCGATTTCGGTGTCGGCATTCTCGGCAAAGTCCCTGGACGAACAGAAGATCGAGGGCGGCAGCGAGTTGGTTCGGGCGGTTCCAAATGTCAGCTTCTCGAAAACCAATTTCGCCAGCTACAATTTCTCGATCCGTGGCATCGGTACGAAGGCGCTCTCGGTTACGTCCGATCCAGCCGTGGCGATCAGTTTCAACAACACGCCGCTGCTCCGCAATCGCCTATTCGAGCAGGAATATTTCGACGTCGAGCGCGTCGAAGTGCTGCGCGGCCCTCAGGGCACACTTTACGGCCGCAATGCGACGGGCGGCGTCGTCAATATGATCTCGGCCAAGCCCAAGCTCGGCGATTTTGATGGTTGGGTGAAGGGTGAAGTCGGCAATTATGAAACCACGCGCCTCAGCGGAATGTTGAACGTTCCGCTGGGCGACACGCTGGCCGTGCGTGCTGCCGGCGCCTGGACGAAGCGTGAGGGGTATGATTTCAATACCCTTACAAATCAGAATGTGAACGGACGAGATCTTTGGTCGACGCGCGTTAGCGCTGCTTGGGAGCCAAGCGATCGTTTTCGGGTGAACGCGATTTGGGAGCACTTCGAGGAAGATGATAATCGGTCTCGGACGGGGAAGCAGCTCTGTCATAATGACCCGGGGCCGACGAGTGTTGGGACCGTCGATATAAGCAATCTCCCGTTGCCCCGGGGAGCCCTCAGTCAAGGTTGCGTGCCAGGATCGCTTTATACCGATGAGGCTTATGGCGTTCCGAACGGTCTTTCGCTGCCCTATGTTCAAGCCGCATCGACACAGGTCTTGCTCGGCAGACGCGTCGTAAATGGCCAATTCGTCGGCGGACCGATTTATCTGATGGGCAACGACCCTTATGCTGGCCTGACGCAGTCGAAGAATTTGCGTGAGATCGCGACGGCTTATGATCCGACGTTCCGGGCGAAAAATGATGTTTATCAGCTGAATGTTGAATTCGATGTATCTCCAACGATCACGTTCACCAGTCAGACCGCGTACACGAAGGATTTTTATCATTCGACGCAGGATTACAATCGCTTCAATTCCGGGCCCGTTTTTAACGATTCCGCTGGTCTTTATCTGACGAGAAATATCCAAAATCCCACGGACGGAATTACGCCCGGGGGAATTTTCGTGGATCCTCAATTGGGCTCTTCGAACCGTTTGATCGCGGTCGATATGGTGAAATCTCATAGCGACCAGTGGTATCAGGAATTGAGGCTGCAATCGTCGTTCGACGGTCCGCTGAATTTCAATCTGGGGGTGAATTATCTGAAATTTAAGATCGATGAGGATTACTATGTTTTCAGCAATGCGTTCACCGCAATTGCGACAGGGATCTTCAACGATGGTGCAGCAGGAAACCCTGTAAACCCGTGTAACACCGGTGACCCACTGGAGCCCTGCATCTATATCGACCCCAATCCAATTTCGGAGATCGATGGCGATGGTCATAATTATTTCCGAAGCCGGAATTTGGCTCAAACTCGGTCGAAGGCGATTTTCGGCGAGGTTTACTGGGAGCCGACCGACAATCTAAAAGTGACAGCTGGCCTGAGGTATACTGACGACAAAAAAACGGCGACACCGATCAAATCGCAATTGCTTCTGACGTCCGGATTTGCCGGCAGTGGATATATCGGGCGCGGCTATCGAATTTCGCCGGATATCGTCCAAAAGTGGGGTCGGGTGACTGGACGTTTCGTGGTTGATTGGAGCCCCGATCTTGGGATTACCGACGATAGCCTCTTTTATGCGTCATATTCACGAGGGTACAAGGGCGGCGGTGCAAACCCGCCGAGCATCGATGGAAATCCGGAGATGCTGCAATTTTTCCCGCAGCCAGAAACTTTCCGTCCTGAGAGCGTAAATGCGTTCGAGATCGGCACCAAGAATGTTTTCGACGGCGGCAAGCTGACGCTAAACGCCAATGCTTTCTATTATGATTATAAAGACTATCAGGTCTCGCAGATTGTCGATCGTCTGGCGCTGAACGAAAATTTCGATGCCGAAATTTGGGGCGCCGAGCTTGAGATGATCTGGCGCCCTTCTCCAAGGTTCCGGGTCAACACCAATCTGGGTTATCTCGGAACGCGCATTGCCAACGGCATGACGTCGATCGATGTTATGAACCGGACCCAGGGCAACGACGAGTGGATGGTCGTGAAGCCCTGGATGCAGCTTGCATCGAACTGCATTGCGCCGAAATCAGTGGTGGAACAAATCCTCTCCAGCCCCTTTGGAAGCTCTACGACGTCATATTTGGTCCCGCTTTGCGGGGGATCGTGGATTGGCAATTACAACCCGAGCTCTCTGTTCAGTATCCTTACGGGAGTGACCTACGATCCAGCCGTTGATGCACCGAACCAGGGTAGGGGATTTGATGCCGATCTTGGCGGAAACGAGCTGCCTAACTCGCCGCATTGGACATTCAATCTTGGGGCTCAGTACACACTTCCGCTGGACGACTGGGATCTAACGCTACGAGGCGATTACTATCGCCAGGCAAAGAGTTGGGCCCGGGTATATAACACCGTCGCCGACCGACTGAAGGCTTGGGATAATGCAAATGTCTCGATTACGCTCGAACGCCCCGATAGCGGCTTCGCGATGCAATTCTATGTGAAGAATCTTTTCAACAAGACTCCGATCACCGACGCTTTTTTGAACAGTGATGACAGCGGTTTGACGACCAACGTCTTCACTCTCGATCCCAGAATTATCGGGTTTAACGTCACCAAGCAGTTCTGA
- a CDS encoding FecR family protein yields the protein MAEDEDAAVRWAIRRDRGQLDTSDQIEFDAWLAEDGRRSGALLRAEAALVYLDRARALGEPGAEAPANDDAPAAHPRFRRRKFLLASFIVAPIAAGLAMFMMPSNEAFSTTVGEVRKLPLADGSIATVNTASRITVTLEPAQRHVVVEDGEAWFEVAHDKSRPFIVDAGDVRVKAIGTAFSVRRHEDGVDVLVTKGVVETWRVGRESERTRLKGGQRSFVPVSASKIVAVAADDEIERALAWRSGGLALNGEPLSYAVAELNRYNRHQLVVEDPVLSRTPIVGYFRTDNPEGFAKSIAALIGARVELTANQTRLVPSGT from the coding sequence ATGGCAGAGGATGAAGACGCTGCCGTGCGTTGGGCAATCCGGCGAGATCGTGGGCAGCTAGATACCTCCGACCAGATCGAGTTCGATGCTTGGCTGGCCGAGGATGGAAGGCGATCTGGGGCACTGCTGCGCGCAGAAGCCGCACTAGTCTATCTGGATCGGGCGCGGGCTTTAGGCGAGCCGGGAGCTGAAGCCCCTGCGAATGACGATGCGCCGGCTGCACACCCTCGATTCAGGCGGCGAAAATTTTTGTTAGCCAGCTTCATTGTTGCGCCGATTGCGGCTGGCCTCGCGATGTTCATGATGCCGTCGAACGAAGCGTTCTCGACGACGGTCGGAGAAGTTCGCAAGCTTCCGCTGGCGGATGGATCAATCGCGACGGTAAACACGGCTAGCCGGATTACTGTGACTCTCGAGCCCGCACAGCGCCATGTCGTCGTGGAAGATGGCGAAGCTTGGTTTGAAGTCGCCCATGACAAATCTCGACCGTTCATTGTGGACGCGGGCGATGTGCGCGTCAAAGCAATCGGAACGGCCTTTTCCGTCCGACGCCACGAAGATGGCGTCGACGTGCTCGTGACGAAGGGCGTGGTGGAAACATGGCGAGTAGGCCGCGAATCTGAGCGAACTCGGTTGAAGGGAGGTCAGCGAAGCTTCGTCCCAGTATCCGCATCGAAGATTGTTGCCGTCGCGGCCGACGATGAGATTGAGCGCGCGCTTGCATGGCGCTCGGGAGGGCTCGCGCTTAATGGCGAGCCGCTGTCTTATGCAGTTGCGGAACTTAACCGATACAACCGCCATCAATTGGTGGTGGAAGATCCCGTTCTGAGCCGGACGCCCATTGTCGGATATTTTCGCACAGATAATCCGGAAGGTTTTGCGAAGTCCATAGCCGCTCTTATTGGTGCGCGTGTGGAACTTACGGCTAATCAAACGCGACTGGTACCATCTGGTACGTAA
- a CDS encoding RNA polymerase sigma factor: MSAEPNMGEVVLWIFFRLTEVKASEFVAPCIFVYDDDLLRKEGRRLAQSRSDIIAWVASNVIPHEGSLRSRLQWMAVSAEEIDDIVQDAYLAIAQLESIAHIRDGRAYLFTTARMVVLQRIRRNRIVAIDSLTEAETLAIEDNDPGPERRAGARRELERVRKLIEDLPATCREIFELRRVQGVPQRQIAERLGIAEHTVEQQAMRGLKLILKAIADDCSEQRTSIRKVDDEIRDHHGRG, translated from the coding sequence ATGAGCGCTGAGCCGAATATGGGCGAGGTCGTGTTATGGATATTTTTTCGACTTACTGAGGTCAAAGCATCGGAATTCGTCGCGCCGTGCATCTTTGTATATGACGATGATTTGTTGAGGAAGGAAGGACGAAGGTTGGCCCAAAGCCGATCTGATATCATCGCCTGGGTGGCGAGCAACGTGATTCCGCACGAGGGATCACTTCGCTCGAGATTGCAGTGGATGGCGGTGTCTGCGGAAGAAATCGACGATATCGTCCAGGACGCCTACCTCGCGATCGCTCAGTTAGAAAGCATTGCACATATTCGAGATGGAAGAGCTTATCTGTTCACGACGGCACGAATGGTTGTTCTTCAGCGCATACGCCGAAATCGAATTGTCGCAATCGATAGTCTGACGGAGGCGGAGACGCTGGCGATCGAGGATAACGATCCGGGACCGGAACGACGGGCCGGAGCCAGGCGAGAGCTTGAGCGCGTCAGGAAGCTGATTGAGGATCTCCCCGCGACGTGCAGAGAGATTTTCGAACTCCGTCGAGTTCAAGGGGTGCCCCAACGTCAAATCGCTGAGCGTTTGGGAATTGCCGAACATACCGTTGAGCAACAAGCGATGCGGGGCCTGAAGCTGATCCTGAAAGCGATCGCAGATGACTGCTCCGAGCAGCGAACTTCAATTAGAAAAGTCGATGACGAGATACGAGACCATCATGGCAGAGGATGA
- a CDS encoding nuclear transport factor 2 family protein, translating to MNFEWAKQWINSFVDVDAAMEYYADDCDFRDFPLEHIFLNDKAGLARAFIPFGNSDPENGRGIHSFEVTEFRGDEKSAIILWRWTARECDSFFGLPNPGRAEISTVGMSYHEYRDGKIVREYVHSDQIHVVQALGYPVSIPHYWNDQDFA from the coding sequence ATGAACTTTGAATGGGCAAAGCAGTGGATCAACTCGTTCGTCGACGTCGATGCCGCAATGGAATATTATGCGGACGACTGCGATTTCAGGGACTTCCCGCTCGAGCACATCTTCCTCAACGACAAGGCAGGACTTGCGCGGGCTTTCATACCCTTTGGAAATTCGGATCCGGAGAATGGCAGGGGCATCCACAGTTTCGAGGTCACCGAATTTCGCGGCGACGAGAAGTCGGCGATAATCTTGTGGCGCTGGACCGCGCGCGAGTGCGACAGCTTTTTCGGTCTTCCAAACCCCGGACGAGCCGAAATCAGCACCGTGGGGATGAGCTATCACGAATATCGCGACGGCAAGATCGTACGGGAATATGTCCATTCCGATCAAATCCACGTCGTTCAGGCACTCGGCTATCCGGTGTCTATTCCGCACTATTGGAATGATCAGGATTTCGCCTGA
- a CDS encoding protein kinase domain-containing protein, whose product MPSDSGSRRRRRRWFFAGAEFDEASWTLRVNGAAVALEGKPLEVLHELLLRAGEVVTKDEILDAVWPGITVVEGSLPTAISKLRKALGTRQDNIVETVPRVGYRLTCTVKVESVESPLAPRFVFKAGDGVPGRKQWKLTRALGETGANDVWLGHHDKTNEHRVFKFADAPDRLRALKREAALSRVVFAGMGSEAPLPALLEWNFEASPYFLEYAYGGDDLIAWADAAGDLKTIPLDQRLDVAARIARAVASIHQLGVLHKDLKPANILIAYSGQDVVIRLADFGSGRLIDDAVLDDFNITNPGSLDTGDGKDEPRSGTLAYRAPELAADAAPTAKSDIYALGLILYQLIVGDFARALAPGWEDDVADPLLREDIRQAADGDPAKRIASADQLADRIEQLERRRDNLAAAARQAAELAAREETEARRAQRRPWIRAAVGSLVVGLVASGGFGAYAWTQRNQAIAAQRLADTSYSFIAEDVLGSVDPARANAADETVAEAMKRASANIARRYQGQPGIAARLHGALARAFYGRAEFDTARSEFARSADLFRQAGEADSDDAVLGRLALAHMNSVSGQAERLEEAGRALAAERQRLGPRAERGKVGFAFAQAEGAYGYMADLALAERAFRRAVAIGTGDRQAASPTQLLKAKSSLVLVLMRLGRPEAAEPLARAAIAESERVRGIDHPDTLVTRQHRLNALSMLGKHDDVIRDSQPLLAAMEQRLGANHRFTLALRSTRFESFAALGRYEDAANEARYVWQGASAQAGPESHQALVGQIDYASALCQTGQRRKGAELASQALRSVRKTFGADYPLTHAIRYYAAECLLANRDYAQAGELLAGLDRKKVAELTGQPDFGGIVDLAMGEIALGGGDTKAAEASLRAAQASLAKSQDQKIQRRLANLQGRLQ is encoded by the coding sequence ATGCCGTCTGACAGTGGTTCTCGTCGTCGTCGCCGCCGCTGGTTTTTCGCCGGGGCAGAGTTCGACGAGGCAAGCTGGACGTTGCGGGTCAACGGAGCGGCGGTCGCGCTGGAAGGCAAGCCGCTCGAGGTGCTCCATGAACTGTTGCTGCGCGCGGGTGAGGTCGTCACCAAGGACGAGATACTCGATGCGGTCTGGCCAGGGATCACCGTGGTCGAGGGTTCGCTGCCCACCGCGATATCCAAACTGCGCAAGGCGCTCGGCACGCGGCAGGACAATATCGTCGAAACCGTACCGCGCGTCGGCTACCGTCTCACCTGCACGGTCAAGGTCGAAAGCGTCGAATCGCCCCTCGCGCCGCGCTTTGTCTTCAAGGCGGGCGATGGCGTTCCCGGGCGCAAGCAATGGAAGCTCACGCGCGCGCTCGGCGAAACCGGCGCGAACGATGTCTGGCTTGGGCATCACGACAAGACGAACGAGCATCGCGTCTTCAAATTTGCCGACGCTCCCGATCGGCTGCGGGCGCTCAAACGCGAAGCCGCATTGTCGCGCGTCGTCTTTGCCGGGATGGGCAGCGAGGCCCCGCTTCCTGCGTTGCTCGAATGGAATTTCGAGGCTTCGCCCTATTTTCTGGAATATGCCTATGGCGGCGATGACCTGATCGCCTGGGCCGATGCAGCCGGTGATCTCAAGACCATCCCCCTCGACCAACGCCTGGATGTTGCTGCTCGCATCGCACGCGCGGTTGCAAGCATTCACCAACTCGGTGTGCTGCATAAGGATCTGAAGCCCGCCAACATCTTGATCGCGTATAGCGGGCAAGACGTTGTCATCCGGCTCGCCGACTTCGGGAGCGGGCGCCTGATCGACGATGCCGTGCTCGATGATTTCAACATCACCAACCCCGGTTCGCTCGACACCGGTGACGGCAAGGACGAACCCCGTTCGGGTACGCTGGCCTATCGCGCGCCCGAGCTGGCCGCCGACGCCGCGCCGACGGCGAAGAGCGACATCTATGCGCTGGGATTGATCCTGTATCAGCTCATTGTCGGCGACTTTGCCAGGGCTCTGGCGCCGGGTTGGGAAGATGACGTGGCCGATCCCTTGCTGCGCGAGGATATCCGGCAGGCCGCCGATGGCGATCCGGCAAAGCGTATTGCCAGCGCAGACCAGCTCGCCGACAGGATCGAACAGCTGGAAAGGCGGCGCGACAATCTGGCAGCGGCGGCGCGGCAAGCGGCCGAACTGGCCGCGCGGGAAGAAACGGAGGCTCGGCGTGCGCAACGTCGGCCGTGGATCCGGGCGGCCGTCGGCAGTCTCGTCGTCGGGCTGGTCGCGAGCGGTGGCTTCGGGGCCTATGCCTGGACACAGCGCAATCAGGCCATTGCCGCGCAAAGGCTGGCCGACACCAGCTACAGCTTCATCGCCGAAGATGTCTTGGGCAGCGTCGATCCCGCCCGCGCCAATGCGGCGGACGAAACCGTGGCGGAAGCGATGAAACGCGCGAGCGCGAACATCGCACGGCGCTATCAGGGTCAACCCGGCATTGCTGCGCGGCTTCACGGAGCGCTGGCCCGGGCCTTTTACGGCCGCGCAGAGTTCGACACCGCCCGATCCGAGTTCGCGCGAAGCGCAGATCTGTTCCGTCAGGCAGGCGAAGCAGACAGCGACGATGCCGTGCTTGGCCGCCTGGCGCTGGCCCATATGAACAGCGTTTCGGGCCAAGCCGAACGCCTCGAGGAAGCCGGCCGCGCGCTGGCTGCGGAACGCCAGCGCCTTGGACCGCGCGCCGAGCGAGGCAAGGTCGGCTTCGCGTTCGCGCAGGCAGAAGGTGCCTATGGCTATATGGCCGACCTGGCGCTGGCCGAGCGCGCATTTCGGCGGGCTGTTGCCATCGGCACCGGCGATCGACAGGCCGCATCGCCAACCCAGCTTCTGAAAGCCAAATCATCGCTCGTGCTCGTGCTGATGCGCCTTGGTCGGCCCGAGGCTGCCGAACCCCTGGCGCGCGCAGCGATTGCCGAATCCGAACGCGTGCGAGGAATTGACCATCCCGACACCCTCGTCACGCGCCAGCACCGGCTGAACGCATTGTCGATGCTCGGCAAGCATGATGACGTGATTAGGGACAGCCAGCCCTTGCTTGCAGCAATGGAGCAGCGTTTGGGCGCCAACCATCGCTTCACCCTCGCCCTGCGCTCAACCCGATTTGAAAGCTTTGCCGCCCTGGGGCGTTACGAAGACGCGGCGAACGAGGCCCGCTACGTGTGGCAAGGGGCGTCGGCGCAGGCCGGACCGGAATCGCATCAGGCTCTGGTGGGGCAGATCGATTATGCCTCGGCTCTTTGCCAGACAGGGCAGCGCCGCAAAGGTGCGGAGCTCGCATCCCAGGCCTTGCGCAGCGTCCGTAAGACGTTTGGCGCGGATTATCCCCTCACTCACGCAATCCGCTACTACGCGGCCGAATGCCTGTTGGCCAATCGCGATTACGCACAGGCCGGCGAATTGCTGGCCGGGCTGGACAGGAAAAAAGTCGCCGAACTGACCGGCCAGCCGGATTTCGGAGGTATCGTCGATCTGGCGATGGGTGAAATTGCTCTTGGAGGGGGCGACACGAAAGCAGCCGAAGCATCGTTGCGCGCTGCCCAGGCCTCGCTCGCAAAATCGCAGGACCAGAAGATTCAGCGCCGGCTTGCAAACCTTCAAGGCAGACTTCAGTAG